The stretch of DNA TTAAAGCCAACAAACCTGGCACGGTTTATTTCGACCCAACAACCGATCATTTATTCGAACTGTTTCAAAAAGAAAACGCTATGTATTTTGTAGCAGAATTAAACGGTAAAATTGTTGGCGGCTGCGGCATATATCCTACCCAAAACTTACCAAACGGTTGTTCCGAGTTAGTGAAATTTTACTTAACCACTTCTGCTCGAGGAAAAGGCATTGGAAAAGCCTTAATGCTAAAATGTTTTGAAAAAGCAAAAGAATTGGGTTACCAACAGTTGTATTTAGAATCGATGCCTGAATTAGCTATTGCTGTGGGTATGTACCAAAAATTAGGTTTTGAATTTATTACTAAACCATTAGGTAACTCGGGGCATTTTGGTTGCGACATTTGGATGGTGAAAAATTTATAATGGTTATATTTGATAGAAATTTATAATGCGTATAAAGTGCACATGCACTTTATACGCATGTTAGTGGCAATTTTATGAAGAGACTGTTTATTATATTATTCGTTGGACTTTTGACAAGTTGTTCCAACACGACAAACAAGGTTGACTCTACATCGGTTGACGCAAATTACTTTGCTTATTATGCGGACTTTGGCCCTTCATTTATGCCGTCTTGCAGAATTTCAATTATCAGAAAGGACAAAATCGGACAAATAAAATTGACTGTCTACAATTTCAGAGACACATCAAGAACTTTGAGAATTAACTATGCAGACAGCGTAGAATTAACAGAATCCGACTTCAAATATTTTTTCAATACCCTTGACACCATTTCATTAATGAAAATGAAATCAGACAGTTCAATGGGTTTTGACGGAATTGGTGTTCACAATACATGCTACCAGGACTCTATCAAGAATTCTTTTTACTTTTGGTCACCAAACAAAGGAAGTAAAGAGCATAAGATTGTTGAGGCTGTAATTGGACTTTCACGACAGAAATTTACAGCTATGAAGTATCAAGAGTATTTTGAATCATTAGAACAATACTTTGACTTCGGACTTCCTTGTAAAAAAATCAGCGACAACCCATATGAAGTAAGAATCTATGGTAGCCTTTCATCAAATGAAGAAAAAGAATTAAATAAATTCATAAATGAAC from Flavobacteriales bacterium encodes:
- a CDS encoding GNAT family N-acetyltransferase, with amino-acid sequence MNLTIREITQNDNQVISTIIKSTLTEFKANKPGTVYFDPTTDHLFELFQKENAMYFVAELNGKIVGGCGIYPTQNLPNGCSELVKFYLTTSARGKGIGKALMLKCFEKAKELGYQQLYLESMPELAIAVGMYQKLGFEFITKPLGNSGHFGCDIWMVKNL